One part of the Epinephelus fuscoguttatus linkage group LG12, E.fuscoguttatus.final_Chr_v1 genome encodes these proteins:
- the LOC125898168 gene encoding cornifelin homolog B-like, with amino-acid sequence MSWPVLTQPQPLVLSSDDAEWASGICDCCDDMRECCFAFWCCPCFACKTSKQYGHHLCLPLLDVCGCGCVHPLTMSMRVYVRHRYGIKGSLCRDCLCSSFCPPCVWCQMSREMKTRKLPATLGDIFHR; translated from the exons ATGAGTTGGCCCGTGTTGACGCAGCCTCAGCCTCTGGTGTTGTCCTCTGATGACGCTGAATGGGCCTCTGGGATCTGTGACTGCTGCGATGACATGAGAGAGT gcTGCTTTGCATTCTGGTGCTGTCCCTGTTTCGCCTGTAAAACCTCTAAACAGTACGGTCAccatctctgtctccccctgctGGACGTCTGTGGCTGTGGCTGCGTCCATCCCCTCACCATGTCCATGAGAGTCTACGTCCGACATCGCTACGGCATTAAA GGCAGTCTGTGCAGAGACTGTTTGTGCTCCTCCTTCTGTCCGCCCTGCGTCTGGTGTCAGATGTCCAGAGAGATGAAGACGAGGAAACTCCCCGCCACGCTGGGTGACATCTTCCACcgctga
- the LOC125898159 gene encoding T-cell immunoglobulin and mucin domain-containing protein 4-like, protein MMKLVLLLTLLTVSEGDGSRVVGQLHGNVTLPCTYNIKYYGALTVCWGRGEIPNSGCKKQLISTDGQKVTEGSRVPSRYQLLGRLDEGDVSLTILNVSELDAGRYGCRVAVPGPFNDLKHHIDLTVEEAPLTTTSTTLNTETSPEQTTDEDVTGHVNSTDRPLTSSSSSIVAKESSGTNVVLLCVLFGLVALVTAGAVLIIASRRRRLNKTPEQQQQVVSSVQYSATSSSLQLQSRSLAVENIYQIEGGLDGSEYEYCP, encoded by the exons atgATGAAGCTCGTTCTGCTCCTCACTCTGCTCACAG TCAGTGAAGGTGACGGCAGCAGAGTTGTCGGTCAACTACATGGAAACGTCACTCTGCCCTGTACATATAACATCAAATATTATGGCGCGCTGACGGTTTGTTGGGGTCGAGGAGAAATACCAAACTCTGGCTGCAAGAAGCAGCTCATCTCCACTGATGGACAGAAAGTTACAGAAGGAAGCAGAGTTCCCAGCAGGTATCAGTTACTGGGACGACTGGATGAAGGAGATGTTTCCCTGACGATACTGAACGTCTCAGAGTTAGATGCTGGAAGATACGGCTGCAGAGTTGCGGTACCCGGGCCATTCAATGATCTCAAACATCATATCGATTTGACCGTTGAGGAAG CTCCACTGACGACCACATCGACAACATTAAACACAGAGACGTCTCCAGAGCAGACGACAGATGAAGATGTAACAG GTCATGTGAACTCAACTGACCGCCCCCTAActtcctcctccagcagcaTCGTGGCCAAG GAGAGCAGCGGTACAAACGTGGTTCTGCTCTGTGTTCTGTTCGGGTTGGTCGCTTTGGTCACAGCAGGCGCAGTTCTCATTATTG CGAGCAGAAGAAGGCGACTCAACAAAAC gcctgagcagcagcagcaggttgtcAGTTCAGTCCAGTACAGTGCGACTTCATCGAGTCTGCAGCTCCAGAGTCGAAGTTTGGCCGTGGAAAACATCTACCAGATAGAGGGAGGCTTGGATGGAAGCGAGTACGAGTACTGCCCCTAA